The DNA segment TGAAATCCCAAGCTTCTAGTATTGGTCTCGTTAGTTCCTCCCGATATTTCACCAACATATCATAGTAAGCTTCCTGGGTTTTATGgatccataaaaaaaatttaccagtAAATACAACAAGCAGTTGCCATGAAATTTATACCCCCACAAAAGTGATaaccaaaaaagaaacaaaatcaccATAAACTGATCAAGTTCAGCGTCTTTTGAGTTATCTCTTGATGTTACTGAAGATCTTTGCCTTGCTTCGAACTCTTGTCGAACAGCTGCTAGTCGTGCCACTACTTCAGGTGGAGCTCCTACCTATAGCATAAAAAGAAGCTTTTAAGTGAGAAAAACAATGggtaactaaattaattaattgggTAACTCACTTTTTGACAATCCATGTAAGCTTCAAGGAGATTTGAGTACTGAGGATGAGCTATGATCTTGGCTTTAATAGCTTCCACTTCACTAGAGCTTTCATTCCCTTCTTGTTGGTGATGAATTGGTTGATGCCCTCTCAACAAAgggttattgttgttgttgttgtaatGGAATTTTTGGGCATGTTGTGAGGTACTAGCTTCAGTTTTCACAATTGGGTGTTGATCACTCGGTTGAAGATGAAAAGAGGTTAAAACTGGCGGTATTGACCCACTACTTGTTCTACCATATGGAGAACCATTTGATGCAAGAACTTGAGATGCGTACAAGAAATTTCCCCTACTAGTACTATTATTCTCATTTATCTGATTATATTCCATTATTATAAAACTGAacaagaaaaatttaaaaaaaaaggtaaagaaaACCCTAAAGAATGGAAACCCTAGAAGAGTATATAGCTAAGACACCCTACTGATCATtcactgcaaaaaaaaaaaaaaaccacagcTCACCATTTTTTCACATCAAATCTAACAATAAAACGAATGGGAAACTAATGAAATCCTTTGCAGTTTTATATCAAAGGGTCTTGAATCTAGGTGAAAATTGCATAAAAGAATGGTACccagaaaaaggaaaagaaacccAGAAATGAGCTGAGAAAGTTGAAGAAGATGAGGGAAAAGGggtagataaaaaataaaaaaagaaaagcttaaaCCAGCATGGGCTATGGGTTGGTTGACAAGACGTTCATTGTTGGGaggaaattaaattatttgagatTTTAATAAAGGCTAAGAAGGAGCTATGGCCAAGATTttcctactttttttttttttcactcttaattcttaaacaatattttaatggttttcttttcccttctttcATATCTTTTTCTACTTCTCTTTGCCTGGATTTTATAATGAGAGGATTGAAGAGGGGGAAAGGGAAAACTATTCATTCTCAATTAAGTAttgtttaaaatgtttttagtattaaatttttgcataaagtttttctttatttattgtgatcattgttggttttttttttagtgAAAAGGTTGGTCAAATTCAACCTATGCATATAGCTTTTtgcatttatataatatataaaaaaattatattaaattactatttatgaatattaattttttGAGATTACTCTTAATAATATTGTCTAAAAAATTTGAATTGTCTAATTAGGAATACATATAGAATTGTCTAATTAGGAATACATATAGACCTgagttaatttattaaatattaagatTATTATTGCAAGGGAAAATAAAAGCTTTCATAACGGTTAAGATGATGATGTATGttgtcgattgagttttaattagATTGATAACGGTATTGTTATCAATATAAGAGGACATAGATCGAGTGTGCTGAAATGCATTATCACCCTATTTAAAGATTGGGGAGggatattgtatcaaaaagagcaaatttaataataacatataatgaaattaatattaaaaaaaagagatgatgatgtttgtctttatttttttttagatttttaaatatatttcacgAAATGTGTCGTAACCGTcagttttgatttgtatatgaaaattcaatttaaatcaaaatttgaccCATTACGATTTGATCATAAAAATTCAACAACTCAAACTCAAAACTAAACTATATGAACTCGAAAAAACTTGAACCCAAAGTGATCAAAACTTGTAATGATTTCATCTTGAAGAACTCAAATAACTTGAACTCAAAACGGTTTAAACCCTAAATGACATGAAATTGAAAAAACCCAACCTTGAAACAAACTTGAACTTGAAACTAACCTGAATATATTTcgaatttatatattaatataaaactttTGATTGAGCtaatttcatgaactaatcaaACTCTAATTTAAAtgcaaaaaaaatctaaaaatatttttttaacaaataacaaatattataacaagatttaaaccttaaacctcaaAATGCTacagaaaaaaatcaaaatacttataaatttaattttaaaataaataaatatatatttttcacaaaaaaaattatttcacccaaattatgtcaaatatatttaatactattagaaattattaaaatcctAATAAATAAGAGTATTTATATGATGCAATATGAGTGAAggctttgcttttattttttagtGACTTTTCTCTTATAGTGACGTCCAATCCATGGC comes from the Gossypium hirsutum isolate 1008001.06 chromosome A06, Gossypium_hirsutum_v2.1, whole genome shotgun sequence genome and includes:
- the LOC107930537 gene encoding homeobox protein knotted-1-like 2; protein product: MEYNQINENNSTSRGNFLYASQVLASNGSPYGRTSSGSIPPVLTSFHLQPSDQHPIVKTEASTSQHAQKFHYNNNNNNPLLRGHQPIHHQQEGNESSSEVEAIKAKIIAHPQYSNLLEAYMDCQKVGAPPEVVARLAAVRQEFEARQRSSVTSRDNSKDAELDQFMEAYYDMLVKYREELTRPILEAWDFMRRIEAQLNMLGNGPVRIFNSDEKCEGVGSSEEDQDNSGGETELPEIDPRAEDRELKNHLLRKYSGYLSSLKQELSKKKKKGKLPKEARQKLLSWWELHYKWPYPSETEKVALAESTGLDQKQINNWFINQRKRHWKPSEDMQFMVMDGLHPQNAALYMDGHYMGDGPYCLGP